The following are encoded in a window of Podospora pseudoanserina strain CBS 124.78 chromosome 6, whole genome shotgun sequence genomic DNA:
- a CDS encoding hypothetical protein (EggNog:ENOG503PMXI), translating to MSWWSSLIHGVGSAVDWVKSNSGTIGTAAGIIAKVAGAIADDHSDPVAQIFPNFIKAAQRLKKKAQKGAQAKLDEVSASLPDRIKNDKTRKTEEAASLSDSTFMWVDPAPLNADGQPNKSLVHDIGKMLAQSSFPTVLKAGNGKGKREGSDSGFLDVALSIGQAIFANMATDAEYADDDGIVVSPFSISSTDGCCTISGCHAYYPIPLGQTGANSVWHAAIAMNKTTTEAYRFHEFASTRALTISQPVKMDNGSGNPQWLVTMSVPWEDAVSASKLAPALLNELQSTDVTQVGWRLYYHSLDGTDQRLKLQCPDGFTPAQAKGLVRGCIKDVVRSSGMLLSPNASPYLTPDILVTMSTLVFGGDN from the coding sequence ATGAGCTGGTGGAGCTCTCTCATCCATGGCGTCGGTTCTGCCGTGGACTGGGTCAAATCAAACTCGGGCACCATTGGAACGGCCGCTGGGATCATCGCAAAGGTTGCCGGAGCTATCGCGGATGATCATAGTGATCCTGTCGCCCAGATATTTCCCAACTTCATAAAGGCGGCTCAAAGACTCAAAAAGAAGGCCCAAAAGGGGGCCCAGGCAAAGCTCGACGAGGTTTCGGCCTCTCTCCCCGATCGCATCAAGAACGACAAAACTCGGAAAACCGAAGAAGCCGCCAGCCTGTCAGATTCAACCTTCATGTGGGTGGACCCAGCACCCTTGAACGCAGACGGCCAGCCGAACAAGAGTCTTGTTCACGATATCGGAAAGATGCTCGCGCAGAGCAGCTTTCCAACTGTTCTCAAAGCAGGCAACGGCAAGGGCAAACGAGAGGGGTCCGACTCGGGCTTTCTGGACGTGGCACTGTCCATCGGGCAGGCCATCTTTGCCAACATGGCCACCGACGCCGAATATGCCGACGATGACGGGATTGTGGTGTCCCCCTTCAGCATCTCCAGCACCGACGGCTGCTGCACCATCTCGGGCTGCCACGCCTACTATCCCATCCCGCTCGGACAGACGGGCGCCAACTCTGTCTGGCACGCCGCGATAGCCATGAACAAGACCACAACGGAAGCATACCGGTTCCACGAGTTTGCGAGCACCAGGGCTCTGACCATTTCTCAGCCGGTCAAGATGGACAACGGCAGCGGCAACCCGCAGTGGCTCGTCACGATGAGCGTCCCGTGGGAGGACGCCGTGTCTGCCTCCAAGCTGGCTCCGGCGCTGCTGAATGAGCTCCAGAGCACCGACGTCACCCAGGTTGGCTGGCGGCTGTACTACCACTCGCTCGACGGGACGGACCAGCGGTTGAAGCTGCAGTGTCCGGACGGGTTTACCCCTGCCCAGGCGAAAGGTCTCGTTCGCGGGTGCATCAAGGATGTGGTCAGGTCCTCGGGCATGCTGTTGTCTCCCAACGCTAGCCCGTATCTCACCCCGGATATCCTAGTCACCATGTCTACGCTTGTCTTTGGCGGTGACAATTGA
- a CDS encoding hypothetical protein (EggNog:ENOG503P7JX), producing MTTRLPQLSTSPIRHPSSCCSLSLPLLSLLDTILPPPPSLALSIGSGPGLLEALLLHHYPARSNSIYGVEVSAPKPVNVFLPEQNTLTVTGTWAVVDSGLLKEAGALLFVYPRQPSLVQAYLARWEGEIVVWIGPRADMEEFGPVFDEWAVDKEGEDMRKGAVEAGEGVWVYRRV from the coding sequence ATGACGACTCGTCTTCCACAActatcaacctcccccattCGTCATCCCTCTTCATGCTGCTCCCTCTCGCTCCCATtactctccctcctcgacaccatccttcctcctcctcccagtctAGCCCTCTCAATCGGCTCCGGTCCTGGCCTCTTGGAAGCTCTGCTCCTACACCACTACCCGGCCCGTTCCAATAGCATTTACGGCGTGGAGGTCTCGGCCCCAAAGCCAGTTAACGTTTTTCTTCCCGAGCAAAACACCTTGACAGTGACAGGAACATGGGCAGTGGTTGACAGTGGCTTGCTGAAGGAGGCGGGTGCGCTGCTGTTCGTCTACCCCAGGCAGCCCTCCTTGGTACAAGCTTATCTGGCaaggtgggaaggggaaatcGTAGTTTGGATCGGGCCTAGGGCAGAcatggaggagtttgggcCAGTATTTGACGAGTGGGCTGTTgacaaggagggggaggatatgCGGAAGGGTGCCGTCGAAGCGGGGGAGGGCGTGTGGGTTTATCGGAGGGTGTGA
- a CDS encoding hypothetical protein (EggNog:ENOG503PU7A) encodes MAANTLTPSQFNTLFNSLTAIDRRLSRIEAVLKISQNPNFGGGAAPSGGGGPAQVPAGGGVSGVAPASAGPPAPGAPGGPPPPPPPQSLSQGGQQQPPQQQQQQQQQQSQQSQPTQPQQHLAYQQHAIPQQPQQPIIPLEPPPPNFVINSRAAMQATLDAWTLPRGYSMRIAGAKVTGKRKVRWVCFRGGEARHHRPPVDPSVFVKAKEEGRRKPTTDRTSKKCGCLFKFEVIETAKDSDVWVLHYPNEEHKVHNHGPSTDTSDPRARKLPDFVSAEVDGWLREGRLVSQIQEELRRRGYVNVLNTDLYNRKRLLKKEESQQQQQGNNAQGGGQAGQQVVR; translated from the coding sequence ATGGCAGCAAACACCCTGACCCCCAGCCAGTTCAACACCTTGTTCAACTCCCTCACTGCCATCGACCGCCGCCTCAGTCGCATCGAGGCTGTCCTCAAGATCAGCCAGAACCCAaactttggtggtggtgcagcacctagcggtggtgggggccCAGCCCAGGTCCCGGCAGGAGGCGGAGTCAGCGGCGTTGCGCCGGCGTCAGCGGGACCACCCGCTCCTGGTGCCCCTGGCGgcccgccgcctccaccaccaccgcaatcATTATCACAGGGgggtcaacaacaaccaccgcaacagcaacagcagcagcagcaacaacaaagtcAACAATCCCAACCTACGCAGCCGCAACAACACCTCGCATACCAGCAACATGCCAtcccacaacaaccccaacaacccataATCCCCCTcgaacccccaccccccaacttCGTCATCAACTCCCGCGCCGCGATGCAAGCCACCCTCGACGCCTGGACCCTCCCGCGAGGCTACTCCATGCGCATCGCCGGCGCAAAAGTAACCGGCAAGCGAAAAGTCCGCTGGGTCTGCTTCCGCGGCGGCGAAGcccgccaccaccgacccCCCGTCGACCCCTCGGTGTTTGTCAAGGCCAAAGAGGAAGGCAGGCGGAAGCCCACTACCGATAGAACGTCCAAGAAATGCGGCTGTCTCTTCAAATTTGAGGTCATCGAGACAGCCAAGGATTCCGACGTCTGGGTGCTGCATTACCCCAACGAGGAACATAAAGTCCATAATCATGGACCGAGCACCGACACCAGCGacccgagggcgaggaagctgCCGGATTTCGTGAGCGCCGAGGTGGACGGctggttgagggaggggaggttggtgagccAGATTCAGGAGGAGcttaggaggagggggtatgTCAATGTGTTGAATACGGATTTGTATAAccggaagaggttgttgaagaaggaggagagtcaacagcagcagcaggggaaTAATGCGCAAGGGGGTGGGCAGGCCGGACAGCAGGTTGTGAGGTGA
- the NWD3 gene encoding NACHT and WD40-domain containing NOD-like receptor 3 (COG:S; EggNog:ENOG503Q0C3) — protein MSGAEVIGIISGIIAIVDATAKVYNATNDALGLPEAFRDIVTRLPLVRKTLQTVSRNLNNTNPDEEYCKAIKPVLERCENRATQLDKIFKSVVPQADASRMERYVHAVRTLGKGDTVETLMKGILEDVQLLTSNRVAELPTETSVAAVIREAIKEVSAIPTSLPQGIHLSATCETERDSLLKDLRWTDPTIDKLRIERTKGPLYEDSSRWILSHPNYQKWRDGETKLLWIKGGAGKGKTMLLATIIKQLQSRTKPDHTATSSSLSFFFCQNTDDRLNNAVAVLKGLIYLLLIQDVNLVLYLKTDYDRMGKEIFDVTKNVNAFDVLSNVFRQMIQHSRSETVYLAVDALDECEDGLPNLLGLIRDTVLQQNRLKWIVTSRNGVDIDEGPALENPDAKLSLEVNSEAVSQAIKAYIEHKVDQLPSLRSDPTQRDNVQQKLLEKAEGTFLWVDLILRSIHSVLADDAARHIDEIPSGLPPLYDRMMGDIAKSRDGYRDACLTVLSIATLAYRPLHILELRTLAGLIYDTADLEKIVDMCGSFLTLVENHVYPIHQSAKDYLVSHAAVDKIFSSGKHAVQLSIVERSLAAMENALRRDVYQLVHPGTLIHDMKGRPPASDPLLGVGYSCAYWIDHVCEADKAELQGSRRYRLIKTFRQHATGSKSIRIRELIKTFFHRHFLHWLEALSLLGDIANGVLSLTRLRTIVETRVDGFINLIEDAYRFILLNRSIIEQAPLQTYVSALLFTPANSTIRRLFAGEEPSWVLTKPVVEQNWSPCLQTFEGHSNWVWSVAFSPDGSRIASASADRTIRIWEAKSGKEVRKLEGHSGLVLSVAFSPDGSRIVSASYDQTIRIWEAKSGKEVRKLEGHSGSVRSVVFSPDGSRIVSASDDRTIRIWEAKSGKEVRKLEGHSDSVRSVAFSPDSSRIASASNDRTIRIWEAKSGSCLETINVGTSVTHISFNGTSRRLITNAGYIEIATATESPIQPDDSRWHGYGLGQDRSWIICNGRKVLSLPLEYRAHCSAIQGRMISIGCASGRVFTIGFL, from the exons ATGTCGGGCGCCGAGGTCATCGGCATCATCTCTGGCATCATCGCCATTGTCGACGCCACTGCGAAGGTCTACAATGCCACCAACGATGCCTTAGGCCTCCCAGAAGCCTTCCGCGATATTGTGACACGGCTCCCTCTTGTCCGCAAAACCCTCCAGACTGTCTCCAGAAACCTCAAtaacaccaaccccgacgaAGAATATTGCAAGGCAATAAAGCCTGTCTTAGAGCGCTGCGAGAATAGGGCAACACAACTAGACAAAATATTTAAGAGTGTTGTGCCACAGGCTGATGCTTCGAGAATGGAGCGATATGTGCATGCGGTCCGTACCTTGGGTAAAGGAGACACAGTGGAGACGCTCATGAAGGGCATACTGGAAGATGTCCAACTTTTGACCAGCAATCGCGTAGCGGAGCTGCCCACAGAGACCAGTGTCGCGGCGGTAATACGGGAGGCAATAAAAGAAGTGTCAGCAATCCCGACATCGTTACCACAAG GCATTCACTTGTCCGCTACCTGCGAAACCGAACGAGACTCCCTACTCAAAGACCTGAGGTGGACCGATCCCACCATCGACAAGCTACGTATTGAAAGAACGAAGGGGCCTCTATATGAAGATTCGTCCCGCTGGATTCTCTCCCACCCCAATTACCAGAAGTGGCGAGACGGTGAAACCAAGCTACTCTGGATCAAGGGCGGTGCCGGCAAGGGGAAGACAATGCTGTTGGCCACAATCATTAAGCAACTTCAATCCCGAACCAAACCCGACCACACCGCCACTAGCTCGTCATTGTCGTTCTTCTTCTGTCAGAATACTGACGACCGTTTAAACAATGCAGTCGCCGTCCTGAAAGGGCTTATATACCTCTTGCTGATCCAGGACGTTAATCTCGTTTTATACCTTAAGACCGACTACGACCGAATGGGCAAGGAAATCTTTGACGTCACTAAAAACGTTAACGCCTTCGACGTACTGTCAAACGTATTTAGGCAAATGATCCAGCACTCGCGGTCGGAAACCGTCTACTTGGCTGTTGACGCTCTCGATGAATGCGAAGACGGCCTGCCgaacctcctcggcctgaTTAGAGACACTGTTCTCCAACAAAACCGCCTGAAGTGGATCGTGACAAGCCGCAATGGAGTCGACATTGACGAGGGTCCCGCACTAGAGAATCCAGATGCAAAGTTAAGTCTGGAAGTAAACTCGGAAGCCGTGTCTCAGGCGATCAAAGCCTACATCGAGCACAAGGTAGACCAACTCCCGTCGCTTAGATCCGACCCTACTCAGCGAGATAATGTCCAGCAAAAACTACTCGAGAAGGCTGAGGGTACCTTTTTATGGGTCGATTTAATCTTGCGATCTATCCATAGCGTCTTAGCCGATGATGCTGCTCGCCATATCGATGAGATACCGTCAGGTCTACCGCCGCTTTACGATAGGATGATGGGAGATATCGCCAAGTCTAGGGACGGCTACCGGGACGCGTGTCTTACTGTGCTTTCAATCGCAACTTTAGCGTACCGCCCACTCCACATTCTCGAACTCCGAACACTAGCCGGACTCATATATGACACCGCTGATCTGGAGAAGATTGTCGACATGTGCGGTTCCTTTCTTACGCTGGTAGAGAACCACGTTTATCCGATTCATCAGTCGGCCAAGGACTACCTAGTCAGCCACGCCGCCGTCGATAAGATTTTCTCATCTGGGAAACATGCTGTTCAACTCAGCATCGTCGAAAGATCCTTGGCTGCGATGGAGAACGCACTACGGCGAGACGTGTATCAACTGGTGCATCCAGGAACACTCATCCATGATATGAAGGGGCGGCCGCCCGCAAGTGATCCTTTACTTGGAGTGGGATACTCCTGTGCATACTGGATTGACCACGTTTGTGAAGCGGACAAGGCCGAGTTACAAGGCTCGCGGCGTTATCGGCTAATAAAGACATTCAGGCAGCATGCCACAGGATCCAAGAGTATCCGAATAAGAGAGTTGATTAAGACGTTCTTCCACCGCCATTTCCTGCACTGGCTTGAAGCCTTGAGTCTCCTCGGCGATATAGCGAACGGAGTCCTCTCCCTTACTAGGCTCAGAACCATTGTCGAG ACTAGGGTAGACGGTTTTATAAACCTCATCGAAGACGCATATCGGTTTATTTTACTAAACCGGTCGATTATCGAACAGGCTCCACTACAGACATACGTATCAGCGCTGCTCTTCACTCCAGCTAACAGTACCATCCGTCGATTATTCGCCGGAGAAGAACCTAGTTGGGTGCTAACGAAGCCAGTGGTCGAGCAAAACTGGAGTCCGTGTCTTCAAACATTCGAAGGCCATAGCAACTGGGTTTGGTCGGTAGCGTTCTCGCCGGATGGTAGCCGAATCGCATCGGCGTCGGCCGACCGGACTATCCGGATCTGGGAAGCGAAATCGGGTAAGGAGGTACGGAAGCTCGAAGGCCATAGCGGTTTGGTTCTGTCGGTAGCGTTCTCGCCGGATGGTAGCCGAATCGTATCGGCGTCGTACGATCAAACTATCCGGATTTGGGAAGCGAAGTCGGGCAAGGAGGTACGGAAGCTCGAAGGCCATAGCGGTTCGGTTCGGTCGGTAGTATTCTCGCCGGATGGTAGCCGAATCGTATCGGCGTCGGACGATCGAACTATCCGGATTTGGGAAGCGAAATCGGGCAAGGAGGTACGGAAGCTCGAAGGCCATAGCGATTCGGTTCGGTCGGTAGCATTCTCGCCGGATAGTAGCCGAATCGCATCGGCGTCGAACGATCGTACTATCCGGATTTGGGAAGCGAAATCGGGAAGCTGCCTTGAAACTATCAATGTCGGTACTTCCGTAACCCACATATCGTTTAACGGTACCAGCCGCCGCCTCATTACCAATGCCGGGTATATTGAAATAGCTACAGCTACGGAAAGCCCAATTCAGCCTGACGATTCCAGGTGGCATGGGTACGGCTTAGGACAGGATCGGTCCTGGATTATTTGCAATGGCCGAAAAGTGTTATCGCTACCACTGGAATACCGCGCGCACTGTTCTGCAATCCAAGGGCGGATGATATCCATTGGCTGTGCTTCGGGACGTGTTTTTACGATTGGTTTCTTATGA